The nucleotide sequence CTTTAATTCAGAGCATCACTTCTTTGGAAATGAGAGGAAGAGTTATTGCCTTATATACTATGGCTTCAGCAAGTATGTCACCTTTGGGAAGTTTGTTGATGGGAAGTTTATCCAGCAAGATTGGAGCTCGTTATACATTAGTATCCTGTGCAAGTATCTTTTTATTATGGTCGCTAAATGGCATGCGAATTGTTCCCAAATTTTTACGAGGTGTATTAAGAATGCTTGTTATCAGTGACAACACCGATGTATATCGTTCCAAAATAAATACTGAGGAGGCCTCTGCACAGTGAGAATATTTTATTATCTTGGTAAGCGAGATCCTGATTATCATTCCCTTTTATATATGCAACGAGATTTTGTGCTGGATGGAGTAAAAATTCCTGCCTCCAGAGTAATAATTGCAGAGCAAACTCATTCCAAACAAGTTCATATTTGCCGTGAAATAGATTGTGGAGCTGGCTTTATGCAAAAACCGCAAATCCCGATTGTCGATGGTTTAATCACCCAAACTCCCTATCAATATTTACTTATCAGAACTGCAGATTGTTATCCAGTTATTTTAATGGATAGCCGACGCAATGTGGTAGCGGCAATTCATTGTGGCAGAGAAGGAACCCGAAAGAACATTATTGGAGAGGCGATTAGAATAATGAATAGCCAGATGTATTGTCAGTTAAATGATATTATCGCTATTGTAGGGGCAGGAATATGTCACAATCACTATGAAGTAAGCCAAGAACTATATGACGAATTCAATAAAAGCATCAAAGCAATGGGTTTGGAACCTGTTTCCTCTAAGAATAGACATATTGATATACGCACTGTAATTAACCATCAACTCTTAAAAGCTGGAATTATGGATATAAATATAGAAAACATCCCTGATTGCACTTATGAAAGTTCCAGCTACCATTCCTATCGCAGAGAAAAGACCAAGAACCGTCAAATAAACTTAGTAGGTATCATTCATGGCTAAAACATTTACCAGTAAAGACGGTAACTTAATTTTGGAAATTCGAGAAAAACCCTTATCTGCTTGGCTGACCATTAATAATACGGGTAAACTGATTGATGAAAATGATATTATTGCCCTCCTGGAAGAAGCAAACATAAAAAATGGTTTTGAGGAAGCGGCGGAATATATGCGTCTGCAAACTTTGGAAAAAGAATTTGCAACTCCTTTTCCCATCGCAATGTGCAATATTAAAAAAAGCGAAAGTATGCTGCGTTATAATTTCAATCCGGATATAATTGGGAATCCCGAAACAGATGTAACCTTTATGATGCTATCCAAGTTAAAACTTTATCACGCCGGTGATGTTGTAGCTGAATACGCCAAAAACATATTTGAACAGGGTGGCAGTATCTATGATATTTTTGGCACACTTATCAATTCCGAATCAGTCGATCTGGAGCAAGCAAACAATTTAGTGGGTATAAATATTGCTTTTGATCCCCAAAATTTACAATTTTATGCTCTAACAGATGGATATCCTTATCTGGACGAACAAAATCATATTTGCCTCCTAAATAATATCGCGTTGAGGGCTGAGGATATTCCCAGTGATAATATCTTCCATTGCCCCATTGATCTCTCCATAGAAGGAAATTTATCTTTTGTAACTCTTCGCTGTAAAGCTAACTTGATAATAAACGGAGACATACACTCCTGCTCCATAGAATGCGCTAAGAATTTATTCATTAAAGGTGATATTATTTCATCTTCTGGCAGAGGTATTATTATCTGGGGAGATTTGGAATGCCGAAGCATTCGCAATTCGTATGTTGTCTGCTTGCATAATATCCATTTTACGGATACGATAGAAAACTCCACCGTCGTTTGTGACGGAGATATTATAGGAGATTTTGAAACCAGTGAAATTAACGGTGGCTTAACTCAAGCAGGAGAATCAATAGCGATTGGGAAAATCGGTTCGAAAGACAATAATGAAGCAGAAATTGAAATAGCCATTAGCCCTTTTTATCGTAATATGTTACTTATTTTAACCAAGGAACTTATCCATTGGAAAGAAGATAAAGAAACAAATGCCATAGCTATTAACGAGCTGGAAAATCAAATTGCGAACTATGAAACAGCACTGGATGAAAAGTTGAATCAGTTCTTGAATCCGGAGCAGAAAAAGGTTAGGAAAATATCTGTATCGGAAGTTAACAGACCGCCTGTTACCTTCAGGGTTTTAAAACATAGCTACGAAATCAATAAACCAGAATTGAATCTAATATTTGTGGAAAAGGACTAATGAAAAAAGGAAAAAACACTTTAAAAAAGATCGGATGGATTGCCGTCTTGTTTCTTTTCACCTATCCTCTCTTCGCTTTGGAAGCATCTTTCAGTTCCGATCCTGCAATTTCTCCGGATGGTAAAACTGTCTGTTTCGTATATTGCAATGATTTATGGCTAATTCCTTTTGAGGGAGGAATTCCTCGTCGGATTACCAATACAACTTGTAGAGAATGGAATCCCCAATTTAGTCCGGATGGAAAAATGATCGCTTTTTCTTCTGATCGCGATGGTCAAAGTATCATTTATTTGATTCCAGCAGAGGGCGGAGAGGCAAAAGCCATAAATTATGAGTCCTTAGGGCTATCTGAGTGGTTTAGTGATTCTAAATATCTTCTTTGCACAAAGTATTCTATGCGTTGGGGTGTTTCTTTTTATAAAGTTCCGATTGATGGTTCCAGACCCGAAATGTTGGCAGAAATAGCAACTCGCTTTGCCACTTTAAGCCCGGATAATAAACAAATTGTT is from Candidatus Cloacimonas sp. and encodes:
- a CDS encoding FapA family protein, whose amino-acid sequence is MAKTFTSKDGNLILEIREKPLSAWLTINNTGKLIDENDIIALLEEANIKNGFEEAAEYMRLQTLEKEFATPFPIAMCNIKKSESMLRYNFNPDIIGNPETDVTFMMLSKLKLYHAGDVVAEYAKNIFEQGGSIYDIFGTLINSESVDLEQANNLVGINIAFDPQNLQFYALTDGYPYLDEQNHICLLNNIALRAEDIPSDNIFHCPIDLSIEGNLSFVTLRCKANLIINGDIHSCSIECAKNLFIKGDIISSSGRGIIIWGDLECRSIRNSYVVCLHNIHFTDTIENSTVVCDGDIIGDFETSEINGGLTQAGESIAIGKIGSKDNNEAEIEIAISPFYRNMLLILTKELIHWKEDKETNAIAINELENQIANYETALDEKLNQFLNPEQKKVRKISVSEVNRPPVTFRVLKHSYEINKPELNLIFVEKD
- the pgeF gene encoding peptidoglycan editing factor PgeF, encoding MRIFYYLGKRDPDYHSLLYMQRDFVLDGVKIPASRVIIAEQTHSKQVHICREIDCGAGFMQKPQIPIVDGLITQTPYQYLLIRTADCYPVILMDSRRNVVAAIHCGREGTRKNIIGEAIRIMNSQMYCQLNDIIAIVGAGICHNHYEVSQELYDEFNKSIKAMGLEPVSSKNRHIDIRTVINHQLLKAGIMDINIENIPDCTYESSSYHSYRREKTKNRQINLVGIIHG